One part of the Coffea eugenioides isolate CCC68of chromosome 10, Ceug_1.0, whole genome shotgun sequence genome encodes these proteins:
- the LOC113750107 gene encoding deoxyuridine 5'-triphosphate nucleotidohydrolase-like translates to MAEEMNLQNHSPEVKEPTPEIRRLDPENGLIQPATAPFFRVKKLSDKAVLPSRASPLSAGYDLSSAAEIKVPARGKALIPTDLSIAVPEGTYARVAPRSGLTWKNSIDVGAGVIDADYRGPVGVILFNHSDVDFEVKPGDRIAQLIIGKIVTPEVEEVDDLDTTVRGAGGFGSTGV, encoded by the exons ATGGCCGAAGAGATGAACCTCCAAAACCATAGCCCCGAAGTCAAAGAACCCACCCCAGAAATCCGGAGACTTGACCCTGAAAATGGCTTGATCCAACCCGCCACCGCCCCATTTTTCCGAGTCAAAAAGCTCTCTGACAAAGCAGTTTTGCCCTCTAGAGCTTCTCCCCTCTCTGCTGGCTATGATCTCTCCAG TGCTGCTGAAATAAAAGTGCCCGCCCGAGGCAAAGCTTTGATCCCGACTGATTTGAGCATTGCCGTCCCTGAAGGAACCTATGCCCGTGTTG CGCCGCGGTCGGGATTGACATGGAAGAATTCAATTGATGTTGGAGCTGGAGTGATAGATGCAGATTACAGGGGTCCAGTTGGGGTGATTTTGTTCAACCATTCTGATGTTGACTTTGAGGTGAAGCCCGGTGACAGAATTGCACAGCTGATTATTGGGAAAATTGTGACGCCGGAGGTGGAAGAAGTTGATGATCTGGATACCACTGTCAGGGGAGCTGGAGGTTTTGGATCAACTGGGGTTTAG